GCGTTATATTGATAAAAAAAGTGATATTACTTCACTTATTATTGGTTGTTGTAAGGTTAGTATGAATACACATTCTCCCATTGAACAAATGATCGCCATGCTTGAGCACTCACATGTGTTCATGTATATGATCATTGATCAAAAAGGGCACTACCGATATATCAATCAGAAGATGTCAACGATCACGGGTTGGGACAGATCGATGATCGGTTCCAGAAGATATGAAGAGCAGATACACTATGCAGATGTAGATTTCTTAAGGCAACAGGTACATCAGGCTCTTCAACACCCGGGCGAAAAATTTTCGGTTATTGCCCGTTATCTGATAGATGAGCACCAGCATACGATACAGTGGGAAGTTTGTAGTAGTAAAGATGAAGAGGGAGAAGAACAGATACAAGCCATGGGAGTATTATTGAGCGGAGATCCTTTGGACGATTTTTCTGCTTCAAGATATCTACATCAATTCAATGAATATCTGGATGGTGTTAGTGATGGCTTTTTTGCATTAGACCGTAACTGGATTTTCTTAAAAGTGAATCGATTCTTTGAATCGGTTACTGGCTTATCCAGACAAGAGATGATCGGAAGAAGTTTCTGGGATTTTTTTCCCGATACAGAAGATCAACCATATGCCGCAGCCATGCGTAAAGCCTTCGATCTGGAAGAAACGATCACATTTGAACAACCCTGGCCCCCGGATCATCATTTTGCTGTTTCTGCTACCCCATCTAAAGAAGGCATCATTTGTTATTTCATTGATATCTCTTTACAGAAAAAACAACAACTGGAATTACTCGCCAATGAGATCAAACTGAAAGCCATTCTTGACAGTACAACGGATATCAATATCTTGATCAGTGCAGATCTAAGAGTATTGAACTTTAACCGTACCGCCGATCTACTTTCTAAAGAGTATTTTAATGCACAACTCTTTATTGGCGCTGATTTCAAC
Above is a genomic segment from Sediminibacterium sp. KACHI17 containing:
- a CDS encoding PAS domain S-box protein, whose translation is MNTHSPIEQMIAMLEHSHVFMYMIIDQKGHYRYINQKMSTITGWDRSMIGSRRYEEQIHYADVDFLRQQVHQALQHPGEKFSVIARYLIDEHQHTIQWEVCSSKDEEGEEQIQAMGVLLSGDPLDDFSASRYLHQFNEYLDGVSDGFFALDRNWIFLKVNRFFESVTGLSRQEMIGRSFWDFFPDTEDQPYAAAMRKAFDLEETITFEQPWPPDHHFAVSATPSKEGIICYFIDISLQKKQQLELLANEIKLKAILDSTTDINILISADLRVLNFNRTADLLSKEYFNAQLFIGADFNKYVPKELGHYFREHFERALAGEKLTTERPVALLNGDVIWFEFLYYPVYSEAGDMLGVAMNITNIDARKKAEMKLLQQYDRMREIAYLQSHEARAPLSNILGLINVLMLYTEKTNDPEIVQVLELLNVSASRLDTVIQKIVSNTRHE